From a single Nicotiana tomentosiformis chromosome 2, ASM39032v3, whole genome shotgun sequence genomic region:
- the LOC104109088 gene encoding auxin-repressed 12.5 kDa protein-like → MVLIDKLWDDVMAGPQPDKGLGMLRKSLTVQTGGESGEGSSKYQRSLSMPASPPTPATPTTPSPTASKENVWRSVFHPGSNIATKRIGAQVFDKPSHPNAPTVYDWLYNGNTRSKHHEKC, encoded by the exons ATGGTGTTGATTGATAAACTATGGGATGATGTTATGGCTGGACCTCAACCTGATAAAGGCCTTGGCATGCTCCGAAAGAGCCTCACTGTTCAAACTG GTGGGGAATCTGGAGAAGGATCTAGCAAGTACCAGAGGTCTCTCTCGATGCCGGCCAGTCCGCCGACGCCGGCGACACCAACAACTCCGTCACCGACGGCAAGTAAAGAAAACGTATGGAGGAGTGTTTTTCACCCAGGAAGCAATATTGCCACAAAGAGAATTGGTGCTCAAGTCTTTGACAAGCCCTCTCACCCTAACGCTCCCACTGTTTATGACTG GCTCTACAATGGGAACACCAGATCTAAGCATCACGAGAAGTGCTGA
- the LOC104109089 gene encoding putative E3 ubiquitin-protein ligase RING1a, translated as MPAQKRSYDTPPTPPPPPDEKNDDSLQGNQNHNEEAYDSADSDGTTCSSGGEKDEFITVRLSEIRKEVQCPICLGIIRKTRTVMECLHRFCRECIDKSMRMGNNECPACRTHCASRRSLRDDPNYDALISLLYPDIDKYEEEELAFHEEEKARNKQIQASIAQTLRRQSEALGRKRTARATAAAFARRSQGRYRSLRGRRNFQGAEHQISDEEEDGNHDIGKDSSSADERSIEVKPKRYKKRGGRPSQASGASDENDAEINQESLGACSGLIRCSEILAWGKGGLRSHTRHGGLGGGTGKFSRNSRVSKLIDRLSCSDENEEKLDVRLKLVPISEEDIPSLQRPYLCCRPTMEVKHLSQYVAQQTSIEVGKIDIVLIKELNRSDNSSSSDIMAISKLIVGDPCMIEIHKVNEHQTLGEIQEMCGFSQRNLILAYGCKSKNRTDHDEGKVTV; from the exons ATGCCTGCTCAAAAGCGTTCGTACGACACTCCTCCTACTCCTCCTCCGCCACCGGACGAAAAAAACGATGATTCGTTACAAGGTAATCAAAATCACAACGAAGAAGCCTACGACAGCGCCG ATTCGGATGGAACTACTTGTTCGAGCGGCGGCGAGAAAGATGA ATTTATCACTGTGAGGCTTTCAGAAATTCGCAAAGAAGTACAGTGCCCTATATGTTTAG GCATTATTCGAAAGACCAGAACAGTTATGGAATGCTTGCATCGCTTTTGTAGAGAATGCATTGACAAATCTATGCGAATGGG GAACAATGAGTGTCCCGCTTGTCGTACCCACTGTGCTAGTCGCCGTTCTCTGAGAGATGATCCGAACTATGATGCTCTAATTTCCCTTCTATATCCAgatattgataaatatgaagaggAG GAATTGGCTTTTCATGAAGAGGAGAAAGCTCGGAATAAGCAG ATACAAGCTTCAATTGCACAGACATTACGGCGACAATCAGAAGCACTGGGAAGGAAACGGACCGCTAGAGCTACAGCAGCAGCTTTTGCGAGGAGATCTCAGGGACGCTATCGAAGTTTAAGGGGAAGAAGAAATTTTCAGGGTGCTGAACACCAGATATCTGATGAGGAGGAAGATGGTAATCATGATATTGGCAAAGATTCTTCCTCTGCTGATGAGCGCTCGATAGAAGTCAAACCAAAACGGTACAAAAAGAGGGGAGGACGGCCTTCTCAGGCTTCAGGAGCTAGTGACGAAAATGATGCAGAAATAAACCAAGAATCACTTGGTGCATGTAGTGGACTTATTCGCTGTTCAGAGATTCTTGCCTGGGGAAAAGGTGGCCTGCGAAGTCACACGAGACACGGGGGTCTTGGGGGAGGCACTGGCAAATTTTCCAGGAATAGCCGAGTCTCAAAGCTAATTGATCGTCTTTCTTGTTCAGATGAAAATGAAGAGAAG TTGGATGTCAGACTGAAGCTTGTTCCCATATCTGAAGAGGATATCCCAAGTTTGCAACGACCTTACCTTTGCTGCCGGCCCACTATGGAAGTTAAACATTTGAGCCAA TATGTAGCACAGCAAACTTCCATAGAAGTCGGCAAAATCGACATAGTGCTGATAAAAGAGCTTAACCGCAGTGACAACTCTTCAAGTTCTGATATCATGGCTATTTCCAAACTCATTGTTGGAGATCCTTGTATGATTGAAATCCATAAGGTAAACGAGCATCAGACATTAGGGGAAATCCAAGAGATGTGTGGTTTTAGCCAGCGTAATCTG ATCTTAGCATACGGATGCAAGTCAAAGAATAGGACAGACCATGATGAAGGGAAGGTGACCGTGTAA